A region of Rhodospirillaceae bacterium DNA encodes the following proteins:
- a CDS encoding ABC transporter ATP-binding protein, whose amino-acid sequence MNEPAPAPASKLAAPLLALEGVHKAFRQGGRDIEVLRGADLAVRPGEMVALVGPSGAGKSTLLHIAGLLERPDGGRVVLCGEDCAGLSGQQRALLRRRLLGFVYQYHHLLPEFSAQENAMLPQMLAGAGKAAAAARAAELLEGLGLRDRIRHRPAQLSGGEQQRVAIARAVANRPQVLLADEPTGNLDQATAERVFGQFLKLVKESGIGALVATHNPALAGRMDRILEIAEGRLRVRRAG is encoded by the coding sequence ATGAATGAGCCGGCGCCCGCGCCCGCGTCGAAGTTGGCCGCGCCGCTGCTGGCGCTCGAAGGCGTGCACAAGGCCTTCCGGCAGGGCGGGCGGGATATCGAAGTGCTGCGCGGCGCCGACCTGGCGGTCCGGCCGGGCGAGATGGTGGCGCTGGTCGGCCCGTCGGGCGCCGGCAAGTCGACCCTTCTGCATATCGCCGGCCTGCTCGAGCGGCCGGACGGCGGCCGGGTCGTGCTGTGCGGAGAGGATTGCGCCGGCCTGTCCGGCCAGCAGCGGGCGCTGCTGCGCCGCCGGCTGCTCGGCTTCGTCTACCAGTATCATCACCTGCTGCCGGAATTCAGCGCGCAGGAAAATGCGATGCTGCCGCAAATGCTGGCCGGCGCGGGAAAGGCCGCCGCGGCGGCGCGGGCGGCGGAGCTGCTGGAGGGCCTCGGGCTGCGCGACAGGATCAGGCACCGGCCGGCGCAATTGAGCGGCGGCGAGCAGCAGCGGGTCGCGATCGCCCGGGCCGTCGCCAACCGGCCGCAGGTGCTGCTCGCCGACGAGCCGACCGGCAACCTGGACCAGGCGACGGCCGAGCGCGTGTTCGGCCAATTCCTGAAGCTCGTGAAGGAAAGCGGCATCGGCGCCCTGGTCGCGACCCACAATCCGGCGCTGGCCGGGCGCATGGACCGGATCCTCGAAATCGCCGAGGGCCGGCTGAGAGTGCGCCGGGCCGGATAG
- a CDS encoding metal ABC transporter permease translates to GFVTRVTALREDASLAAFYLISLAVGVLIVSTRGSNVDLMHVLFGTVLALDDDALVLLCSIASLSVATLAVLFRPLVLECADPQFLRSVSGLSAVTHFTFLALVVLNLVGGFHALGTLMVVGIMILPAAAARFWAIGIGALTAVAVSVAMLASLSGLLLSYHFSLPSGPAIILVAGLAYALSLVFGPVGSLAGRAFPRRYLEA, encoded by the coding sequence GGCTTCGTGACCCGCGTCACGGCGCTGCGCGAGGATGCGAGCCTGGCGGCCTTCTACCTGATCTCGCTGGCGGTCGGCGTGCTGATCGTGTCCACCCGGGGCAGCAATGTCGACCTGATGCATGTCCTCTTCGGGACCGTACTGGCGCTCGACGACGACGCGCTGGTCCTTCTGTGCTCGATCGCGAGCCTCTCGGTCGCGACCCTGGCCGTCCTGTTCCGGCCGCTCGTCCTCGAATGCGCGGACCCGCAGTTCCTGCGCTCGGTGAGCGGGCTCAGCGCCGTGACGCATTTCACGTTTCTTGCCCTCGTCGTGCTGAACCTCGTGGGCGGCTTTCACGCGCTCGGCACGCTGATGGTCGTCGGCATCATGATCCTTCCCGCCGCCGCCGCGCGCTTCTGGGCGATCGGCATCGGCGCGCTGACCGCCGTCGCGGTCTCGGTTGCGATGCTCGCGAGCCTGAGCGGCCTTCTTCTCTCTTACCATTTCAGCCTGCCGTCCGGGCCGGCGATCATTCTCGTCGCGGGTCTCGCCTACGCGCTGTCGCTGGTCTTCGGACCGGTCGGAAGTCTCGCCGGGCGGGCCTTCCCGCGCCGCTATCTCGAAGCCTGA
- a CDS encoding ribonuclease J: protein MSGDALHFLPLGGAGEIGMNLNLFGYRGRWLMVDLGVTFGDPTIPGIEVITPDPEFIADRRDRLAGLVLTHAHEDHIGAVPHLWRRLKCPIYATGFTASVLKRKLAEADLEDEARITPIEPGAPFDVGPFSVELIRLTHSIPEPNALLIRTPLGAVFHTGDWKLDPDPLIGAPVDEAALRRIGDAGVLALIGDSTNVFEEGRSGSEADVRQSLIELVGKYDRRVAIAAFASNVARLETIAAVAKATGRHAALCGRSLRRMDEAARENGYLRDWPRFLGEEDAAKLPRERALIACTGSQGEPRAALARIAAGSHPKIGLDEGDAVIFSSRKIPGNERAIARLQDMLVHRGVEIVTESEHFVHVSGHPARDELVDMYQWIRPQIAVPVHGERRHLHEHRRLARRCQTPQAIVATNGEMVRLAPGPAAIVEKVHSGRLAVEGENLLPVDGPVIRERRRLMDNGAAVATVVVDAKGELLEDAIVTLAGLGGEDERRDDALYDALIDAVDEAVDGLSPGGRRDDEKLEQAVRAAIRRVIRSETGKRPATDVHVVRLTPALIDRAQE from the coding sequence ATGAGCGGCGACGCCCTCCATTTCCTGCCGCTCGGCGGCGCCGGCGAAATCGGCATGAACCTCAACCTGTTCGGCTATCGCGGCCGCTGGCTGATGGTCGATCTCGGCGTTACCTTCGGCGATCCCACGATTCCCGGGATCGAAGTGATTACGCCGGACCCGGAATTCATCGCCGACCGCCGCGACCGGCTGGCCGGGCTGGTCCTGACCCATGCCCATGAAGACCATATCGGCGCGGTGCCCCACCTCTGGCGCCGGCTGAAATGCCCGATCTATGCCACCGGCTTCACCGCTTCGGTGCTCAAGCGAAAGCTTGCCGAGGCCGACCTGGAGGACGAGGCCCGGATTACCCCGATCGAACCGGGCGCGCCGTTCGACGTCGGCCCGTTCAGCGTCGAGCTCATACGGCTGACCCATTCGATCCCCGAGCCGAACGCCTTGCTGATCCGCACCCCGCTGGGCGCCGTCTTCCACACCGGCGACTGGAAGCTCGATCCGGATCCCCTGATCGGCGCGCCGGTCGACGAAGCCGCCCTGCGGCGCATCGGCGATGCCGGCGTCCTGGCGCTGATCGGCGATTCGACCAACGTGTTCGAGGAAGGCCGGTCCGGCTCGGAGGCCGACGTCCGGCAGAGCCTGATCGAACTGGTCGGGAAGTACGACAGGCGGGTGGCGATCGCCGCTTTCGCCTCGAATGTCGCGCGGCTCGAAACCATTGCCGCGGTCGCAAAGGCGACCGGGCGGCATGCCGCCCTGTGCGGCCGGTCGCTGCGCCGGATGGACGAGGCCGCCCGCGAAAACGGCTACCTGCGGGACTGGCCACGGTTTCTCGGCGAAGAAGATGCTGCGAAGCTGCCGCGCGAACGGGCGCTGATCGCCTGCACCGGCAGCCAGGGCGAGCCGCGCGCGGCTCTCGCCCGCATCGCTGCCGGCAGCCATCCCAAAATCGGCCTCGACGAAGGCGACGCGGTGATCTTCTCCTCGCGCAAGATTCCCGGCAACGAACGCGCCATCGCCCGGCTCCAGGACATGCTGGTGCACCGCGGCGTCGAGATCGTTACCGAATCCGAGCATTTCGTCCATGTCAGCGGCCACCCGGCGCGCGACGAACTGGTCGACATGTATCAGTGGATCCGGCCGCAGATCGCGGTGCCGGTCCATGGCGAGCGCCGCCATCTGCACGAGCACCGGCGGCTGGCCCGCCGCTGCCAGACGCCCCAGGCCATCGTCGCGACGAACGGCGAGATGGTGCGCCTGGCGCCCGGCCCGGCGGCCATCGTCGAGAAGGTCCATAGCGGCCGTCTTGCGGTCGAGGGGGAGAACCTGCTGCCGGTCGACGGTCCGGTCATCCGCGAACGCCGCCGCCTGATGGACAACGGCGCGGCCGTGGCCACCGTGGTGGTCGACGCGAAGGGCGAGCTTCTGGAAGACGCCATCGTCACCCTGGCCGGCCTCGGCGGCGAGGACGAGCGGCGGGACGACGCGCTCTACGACGCGCTGATCGACGCCGTGGACGAGGCGGTGGACGGCCTGTCGCCGGGCGGGCGGCGCGACGACGAAAAGCTTGAACAGGCGGTCCGCGCCGCGATACGCCGGGTGATCCGCAGCGAAACCGGCAAGCGCCCGGCGACCGACGTCCATGTCGTGCGCCTGACGCCGGCCCTGATCGACCGGGCACAGGAATAA
- a CDS encoding proline--tRNA ligase: MRLTRFFLPTLKETPAEAQIVSHRYMLRAGMVRQASAGIYSWLPLGYRVLKKIEQIVREEQDRAGAVEMLMPTIQSADLWRVSGRYDDYGKEMLRIEDRHGRDMLYGPTNEELITEIFRTSVRSYRDLPKNLYHIQWKFRDEVRPRFGVMRGREFFMKDAYSFALDYPGAVHAYNQMFVSYLRTFARMGLQAIPMRAETGPIGGDLSHEFIILADTGESAVYCHRDMLAFDIFTEDVDYDSDLQPIVDHWTGLYAAADDKHDPAACPVAPEDLVEARGIEVGHIFYFGAKYSKPLGAVVTGPDGKEVPVEMGSYGIGVSRLAGAIIEASHDENGIVWPEAVAPFRVGLINLRASDEACVSACDALYGRLNAAGVECLYDDSEDSAGAKFARMDLIGLPWQIIVGPRGVKAGTVELKNRKTGAREELSAESAFARLAA; encoded by the coding sequence ATGCGCCTCACCCGCTTTTTCCTGCCGACGCTGAAGGAAACGCCCGCCGAGGCGCAGATCGTGTCGCACCGCTACATGCTGCGGGCCGGCATGGTGCGCCAGGCGAGCGCCGGCATCTATTCGTGGCTGCCGCTGGGCTATCGCGTGCTGAAGAAGATCGAGCAGATCGTGCGTGAGGAGCAGGACCGGGCCGGCGCCGTCGAGATGCTCATGCCGACCATCCAGTCGGCCGACCTGTGGCGCGTCTCCGGCCGCTACGACGACTACGGCAAGGAGATGCTGCGCATCGAGGACCGGCACGGGCGGGACATGCTCTACGGCCCGACAAACGAGGAGCTGATCACCGAAATCTTCCGCACCTCGGTGCGCAGCTACCGCGACCTGCCGAAAAACCTCTACCACATCCAGTGGAAGTTCCGCGATGAGGTCCGCCCGCGCTTCGGCGTCATGCGCGGCCGGGAATTCTTCATGAAGGACGCCTATTCCTTCGCGCTCGACTATCCGGGCGCGGTCCACGCCTACAACCAGATGTTTGTCTCCTACCTGCGCACCTTCGCCCGGATGGGCCTCCAGGCGATCCCGATGCGCGCCGAGACCGGGCCGATCGGCGGCGACCTGAGCCACGAGTTCATCATCCTCGCCGACACGGGAGAAAGCGCCGTCTACTGCCACAGGGACATGCTCGCCTTCGACATCTTCACCGAAGACGTCGACTATGACAGCGATTTGCAGCCGATCGTCGACCACTGGACCGGCCTCTACGCCGCGGCCGACGACAAGCACGATCCGGCAGCCTGCCCGGTGGCGCCGGAAGACCTGGTCGAGGCCCGGGGCATCGAGGTCGGCCATATCTTCTATTTCGGCGCGAAATATTCAAAACCCCTCGGCGCCGTGGTGACCGGGCCGGACGGCAAAGAGGTTCCGGTGGAGATGGGCTCCTACGGCATCGGCGTATCGCGGCTGGCCGGCGCGATCATCGAGGCCAGCCACGACGAAAACGGCATCGTCTGGCCGGAGGCGGTCGCGCCCTTCCGGGTCGGGCTGATCAACCTGCGTGCGTCGGACGAGGCCTGCGTTTCGGCCTGCGATGCACTCTACGGCCGGCTGAACGCGGCCGGCGTCGAATGTCTCTACGACGACAGCGAAGACAGCGCCGGCGCGAAATTCGCCCGGATGGACCTGATCGGCCTGCCCTGGCAGATCATCGTCGGGCCGCGCGGCGTGAAGGCTGGAACCGTGGAGTTGAAGAACCGCAAGACCGGCGCGCGCGAGGAACTCAGCGCCGAATCGGCGTTCGCGCGGCTCGCGGCCTGA
- a CDS encoding metal ABC transporter substrate-binding protein has protein sequence MPARRTLLTSAAAVLALSLVPSFVQSLAGPAVAQSGKPIPVVATFSILGDIVKRIGGKHVAVTTLVGPDGDTHVYRPTPADARAVREAKILVVNGLQFEGWLDRLIDASDFRGIRVVATDGIEPIAFEEGGHDDHAGHDDHADHAGHEGHDHGAFDPHVWQNVRNATVYAHNIAAALAKADPANAGAFDRNRAAYQDKLEALDAEIDRIVARLPAGRRTVVTSHDAFQYFGRRYGLTFIAPQGLSTESEASAKGVARLVRQIRKEGIRAVFVENITDPRLLKRIAEETGARIGGTLYPGALSGPDGPAPTYLDMMRHNATTIAKALAR, from the coding sequence ATGCCCGCCCGCAGAACGCTTCTGACTTCCGCCGCCGCCGTCCTGGCCCTGTCACTCGTCCCGTCATTCGTCCAGTCGCTCGCCGGCCCGGCCGTGGCCCAATCCGGCAAACCGATCCCGGTGGTCGCCACCTTCTCGATCCTCGGCGACATTGTGAAGCGCATCGGCGGAAAGCATGTCGCCGTCACGACGCTCGTCGGCCCCGACGGGGATACGCATGTCTACCGGCCGACCCCCGCCGACGCGCGGGCCGTCCGCGAAGCGAAGATCCTTGTCGTCAACGGACTCCAGTTCGAAGGCTGGCTGGACCGCCTGATCGACGCTTCGGACTTCCGCGGCATCCGGGTGGTGGCGACCGACGGCATCGAGCCGATCGCTTTCGAGGAGGGCGGCCACGACGATCACGCCGGCCACGACGATCACGCAGATCACGCCGGGCACGAAGGCCACGACCACGGCGCCTTCGACCCCCATGTCTGGCAGAACGTCCGCAACGCAACGGTGTATGCGCACAACATCGCGGCGGCGCTTGCAAAGGCCGATCCGGCGAACGCCGGCGCGTTCGACCGCAATCGCGCGGCCTATCAGGACAAACTCGAGGCCCTCGACGCGGAAATCGACAGGATCGTCGCCAGGCTTCCCGCAGGGCGCCGGACAGTCGTCACCTCCCACGACGCGTTCCAGTATTTCGGCCGCCGATACGGGCTGACCTTCATCGCGCCGCAGGGGCTCAGCACCGAATCGGAGGCGTCGGCAAAGGGTGTCGCCCGCCTGGTCCGGCAGATCCGCAAAGAGGGCATTCGCGCCGTCTTCGTCGAAAACATAACCGATCCGCGGCTCCTGAAGCGCATCGCGGAGGAGACGGGCGCCAGGATCGGCGGCACGCTCTATCCCGGCGCCCTGTCCGGCCCCGACGGTCCGGCGCCGACCTATCTCGACATGATGCGCCACAACGCGACGACGATCGCGAAAGCGCTGGCGCGATAA
- a CDS encoding lipoprotein-releasing ABC transporter permease subunit: MASGERFSVFSPAERMIAFRYLRPRRSEGFISLIAAFAFLGIVIGVATLIVVMSVMNGFRAELLSRVLGFNSHVVVYGSDRPIRDHGRLVAEIRRIEGVVTAAAVVDGQVMASAGKRSSGAFVRGIAPEDLKRHRLLSGSLDEGALARFRDGTLILGRRMASYLGAGTGSRVRLLSPKCDPTPVGCVPGIASFTVAGRFDVGMSEYDRGYLFMPLETAQDFFSVDDGVTNIEIAVDDPDRVDAVAERVRALEIPGAFVRTWQDVHATFFGALKVERNVMFLILTLIILVAAFNIVSSMIMLVKQKGQAIAILCTMGATRGNILRLFFMTGATIGVAGTFFGVLLGLGVAYNIDRFKRWIEDLLGAELFPATVYFLSSLPSKVELPEVAQIVAMALVLTFLATIYPAWRASRLDPVEALRNE, encoded by the coding sequence ATGGCGTCCGGGGAGCGGTTTTCGGTGTTTTCGCCGGCAGAACGCATGATCGCCTTCCGCTATCTGCGGCCGCGCAGGAGCGAAGGCTTCATTTCCCTGATCGCCGCCTTCGCCTTCCTGGGCATCGTGATCGGGGTGGCGACGCTGATCGTCGTCATGTCCGTGATGAACGGCTTCCGCGCCGAACTGCTCTCGCGCGTGCTGGGCTTCAACAGCCACGTCGTCGTCTACGGCAGCGACCGGCCGATCCGCGACCATGGCCGGCTGGTCGCCGAAATCCGCAGGATCGAGGGCGTCGTGACAGCGGCGGCGGTCGTCGACGGCCAGGTCATGGCCTCGGCCGGCAAGCGCAGCAGCGGCGCCTTCGTTCGCGGCATCGCGCCGGAGGACCTGAAACGCCATCGCCTGCTGAGCGGCAGTCTGGACGAGGGCGCTTTGGCGCGCTTCCGCGACGGGACGCTGATCCTGGGGCGGCGCATGGCCTCCTATCTGGGCGCGGGGACCGGGAGCCGCGTCCGCCTGCTGTCGCCGAAATGCGATCCGACGCCGGTCGGCTGCGTGCCGGGCATCGCCTCCTTCACCGTCGCCGGCCGGTTCGACGTCGGCATGTCGGAATACGACCGCGGCTACCTCTTCATGCCGCTGGAGACCGCGCAGGACTTCTTCAGCGTCGACGACGGCGTCACCAATATCGAAATCGCAGTCGACGATCCGGACCGGGTCGACGCGGTGGCCGAGCGGGTGCGGGCGCTGGAGATACCGGGCGCTTTCGTGCGGACCTGGCAGGACGTCCACGCGACCTTCTTCGGCGCGCTCAAGGTCGAGCGGAACGTCATGTTCCTGATCCTGACCCTGATCATCCTCGTCGCCGCGTTCAACATCGTCTCCAGCATGATCATGCTGGTGAAGCAGAAGGGCCAGGCCATCGCGATCCTGTGCACCATGGGCGCGACCCGCGGCAACATCCTGCGCCTGTTCTTCATGACCGGCGCGACCATCGGCGTGGCCGGCACCTTCTTCGGCGTGCTGCTCGGGCTCGGCGTGGCCTACAACATCGACCGGTTCAAGCGATGGATCGAAGACCTGCTCGGCGCCGAGCTGTTTCCTGCTACGGTCTATTTCCTGTCGAGCCTGCCGTCGAAGGTCGAGCTGCCGGAAGTTGCGCAGATCGTGGCGATGGCGCTGGTGCTGACCTTCCTGGCGACGATCTATCCGGCCTGGCGGGCGTCGCGGCTCGACCCGGTGGAAGCCCTGCGCAATGAATGA
- the dnaE gene encoding DNA polymerase III subunit alpha, with amino-acid sequence MPHADFVHLRVHSAYSLSEGALKIPDIATLCKANRMPAVAITDTNNLFGALEFSQTCAGAGVQPIVGCQLAVAFEASNPNRLQRDAFDRLVLLAQNEAGYRNLLTLTSRAFLAVEAGAAPHVPGDAVAAHAEGLIALTGAHGPLGRYLAAGQDDAAEAVCARLKAIFGDRLYIEIARQGVRDDTAIEPKLLALADATNLPLVATNEAFFAEEGMFAAHDALLCIAGGNSVNEPDRRRLTPEFRFKTAQEMRAQFADLPEALDNTLAIAERCAVMAETRAPILPHFVSEAGRSEADELRHRATEGLEERLAGHVVDAGAPEAEREAAARPYRERLETELGIIETMGYPGYFLIVADFIQWAKGEGIPVGPGRGSGAGSVVAWALTITDLDPLRWGLLFERFLNPERVSMPDFDIDFCQERRDEVIRYVQRKYGADRVAQIITFGKLQARAVLRDVGRVLEMPYGQVDRLCKLVPNNPANPVTLQEAIEIEPQLQEQRRQDESVARLIDIALQLEGLYRHASTHAAGVVIGDRPLEELIPLYRDPRSDMPVSQFNMKDVEKAGLVKFDFLGLKTLSVLQTAVDLLRARGIEVDLERLPLDDAGTYEMISRADTTGVFQLESSGMRDVLRRLKPDRFEDIIAVVALYRPGPMENIPSYINRKHGVEAVAYDHPKLEPVLKETFGIPIYQEQVQQMARDLAGYTLGSADLLRRAMGKKIKAEMDAQGATFIAGCAEHSSIEERQARQIFDTMAAFAGYGFNKSHAAAYALVAYQTAWFKANHPVEFYAASMSFDMGNADRIANFRRELQHEGIDLLPPDVNRSDVAFAVEDGAVRYALAALKNVGAAAMESLVREREAEGRFRDVGDLADRLGTGVVNKRQMEHLVKAGALDSLNPNRRQLFEGVDAIARLAAVAADDRSSNQVSLFGDDPAAAGAALRLPDVPDWPLTDRLRHEFEAVGVYLSAHPLDSYARSLEKMEVVSYGRLVERAQAGEPPSVARLAGTVIGRKERRNAKGNRFAFVQLSDASGIYEVTAFSEALADSRDLLDDAAETNAPVLVNADVRIEDGDSVRLLVRSFATLDSAAARSTRGFRIFLAGDEAVGPLHGLLARQQGGHGTVDLVVPWGEREAEIRLGMPIPTAPAVHQAIKSIPGVVHVEEV; translated from the coding sequence ATGCCCCACGCCGACTTCGTCCACCTCCGGGTTCATTCCGCCTATTCGCTGTCCGAAGGGGCGCTCAAGATCCCGGATATCGCGACGCTCTGCAAAGCGAACCGCATGCCGGCGGTGGCGATCACCGACACCAACAACCTGTTCGGCGCGCTCGAATTCTCCCAGACCTGCGCCGGGGCCGGCGTCCAGCCGATCGTCGGCTGCCAGCTGGCGGTCGCCTTCGAGGCGTCGAACCCGAACCGCCTCCAGCGCGACGCGTTCGACCGGCTCGTGCTGCTGGCGCAGAACGAGGCCGGGTACCGGAACCTGCTGACGCTGACATCCCGGGCCTTCCTGGCTGTCGAGGCCGGGGCGGCGCCCCATGTCCCCGGCGACGCGGTCGCGGCTCATGCCGAAGGCCTGATCGCGCTCACCGGCGCGCACGGTCCGCTCGGCCGGTACCTGGCGGCCGGACAGGACGATGCGGCGGAAGCGGTCTGCGCGCGGCTCAAGGCCATCTTCGGCGACCGGCTCTATATCGAGATCGCCCGTCAGGGGGTGCGCGACGACACGGCGATCGAGCCGAAGCTGCTGGCGCTCGCCGATGCCACGAATTTGCCGCTGGTCGCGACCAACGAGGCGTTTTTTGCCGAGGAGGGGATGTTCGCCGCCCACGACGCCCTGCTGTGCATCGCCGGCGGCAACTCGGTCAACGAGCCGGACCGGCGGCGGCTGACCCCGGAGTTCCGCTTCAAGACGGCCCAGGAGATGCGCGCCCAGTTCGCCGACCTGCCCGAGGCGCTGGACAATACCCTGGCGATCGCCGAGCGCTGCGCCGTCATGGCGGAGACCAGGGCGCCGATCCTGCCCCATTTCGTTTCCGAGGCCGGCCGTTCGGAAGCCGACGAGCTGCGCCACCGGGCGACCGAAGGGCTGGAAGAGCGTCTGGCCGGGCATGTCGTGGACGCCGGCGCTCCCGAGGCGGAGCGCGAGGCCGCGGCCCGGCCCTATCGCGAGCGGCTCGAAACCGAACTCGGCATCATCGAGACGATGGGCTACCCCGGCTATTTCCTGATCGTCGCCGATTTCATCCAGTGGGCCAAGGGAGAGGGCATCCCGGTCGGGCCCGGGCGCGGCTCCGGCGCCGGCTCCGTCGTCGCCTGGGCCCTGACGATCACCGATCTCGACCCGCTGCGCTGGGGCCTGCTGTTCGAGCGCTTCCTCAATCCCGAGCGCGTCTCCATGCCGGACTTCGACATCGATTTCTGCCAGGAACGGCGGGATGAGGTGATCCGCTACGTCCAGCGCAAATACGGCGCCGACCGGGTGGCGCAGATCATCACCTTCGGCAAATTGCAGGCGCGCGCGGTGCTGCGCGATGTCGGCCGCGTGCTCGAAATGCCTTACGGGCAGGTCGACCGGCTGTGCAAGCTGGTGCCGAACAACCCGGCCAACCCGGTGACGCTCCAGGAAGCGATCGAAATCGAGCCGCAGCTCCAGGAACAGCGGCGCCAGGACGAAAGCGTCGCCCGGCTGATCGATATCGCCCTGCAGCTGGAAGGCCTGTACCGCCACGCCTCGACCCACGCCGCGGGCGTCGTGATCGGCGACCGGCCGCTCGAAGAGCTGATCCCGCTCTACCGCGACCCGCGCTCCGACATGCCGGTCAGCCAGTTCAACATGAAGGATGTCGAGAAGGCCGGCCTGGTCAAATTCGATTTTCTCGGGCTGAAGACCCTGTCGGTCCTGCAAACCGCGGTCGACCTGCTCAGGGCCCGCGGCATCGAAGTCGACCTGGAGCGCCTGCCGCTCGACGACGCCGGGACCTACGAGATGATCTCGCGCGCCGACACGACGGGCGTGTTCCAGCTGGAAAGCAGCGGCATGCGCGACGTGCTGCGCCGCCTGAAACCCGACCGGTTCGAGGACATCATCGCCGTCGTCGCCCTCTACCGGCCCGGCCCGATGGAGAATATCCCGTCCTACATCAACCGGAAGCACGGCGTCGAAGCCGTCGCCTACGACCATCCGAAGCTGGAGCCTGTGCTGAAGGAAACCTTCGGCATCCCGATCTACCAGGAGCAGGTCCAGCAGATGGCCCGGGATCTCGCCGGCTACACGCTGGGCTCCGCCGACCTGCTGCGCCGCGCCATGGGCAAAAAGATCAAGGCGGAGATGGACGCCCAGGGCGCGACCTTCATCGCCGGCTGCGCCGAGCACAGCAGCATCGAGGAACGTCAGGCGCGGCAGATCTTCGACACCATGGCGGCCTTCGCCGGCTACGGCTTCAACAAGTCCCACGCCGCCGCCTATGCGCTGGTCGCCTATCAGACCGCCTGGTTCAAGGCGAACCATCCGGTCGAGTTCTACGCCGCTTCCATGTCGTTCGACATGGGCAACGCCGACCGGATCGCCAATTTCCGGCGCGAATTGCAGCATGAAGGAATCGACCTGCTGCCGCCCGACGTGAACCGCTCGGACGTCGCCTTCGCGGTCGAGGACGGCGCCGTGCGCTACGCCCTGGCGGCGCTCAAGAATGTCGGCGCGGCGGCGATGGAGAGCCTGGTGCGCGAGCGCGAGGCCGAGGGCCGGTTTCGGGATGTCGGCGACCTGGCCGACCGGCTCGGCACCGGCGTCGTCAACAAGCGGCAGATGGAGCATCTGGTCAAGGCGGGGGCGCTGGATTCGCTGAACCCGAACCGCCGGCAATTGTTCGAGGGTGTGGACGCCATCGCGCGGCTGGCCGCGGTCGCCGCCGACGACCGGTCGAGCAACCAGGTGAGCCTGTTCGGCGACGATCCGGCCGCCGCCGGCGCGGCCCTGCGCCTGCCCGACGTGCCGGACTGGCCGTTGACCGACCGGCTGCGCCATGAGTTCGAGGCGGTCGGCGTCTACCTGTCGGCCCATCCGCTGGACAGCTACGCCAGGAGCCTGGAGAAGATGGAGGTCGTGTCCTACGGCCGGCTGGTCGAGCGGGCCCAGGCCGGAGAGCCGCCGTCCGTGGCACGGCTGGCCGGCACGGTGATCGGCCGCAAGGAGCGGCGCAACGCCAAGGGCAACCGGTTCGCCTTCGTCCAGCTCAGCGATGCGAGCGGCATCTACGAGGTCACGGCGTTTTCCGAAGCCTTGGCGGACAGCCGGGACCTGCTGGACGATGCGGCGGAAACCAACGCGCCGGTGCTGGTCAACGCCGATGTCCGGATCGAGGACGGCGATTCGGTGCGCCTGCTGGTCCGCTCGTTTGCGACCCTGGATTCGGCGGCGGCGCGCTCGACCCGCGGCTTCCGGATCTTCCTGGCCGGCGACGAGGCGGTCGGCCCGCTGCACGGCCTGCTCGCCCGCCAGCAGGGCGGCCACGGCACCGTCGACCTGGTGGTGCCGTGGGGCGAGCGCGAGGCCGAAATCCGCCTCGGCATGCCGATCCCGACCGCCCCGGCGGTCCACCAGGCGATCAAGTCGATCCCCGGCGTCGTGCATGTGGAGGAGGTGTAG
- the mce gene encoding methylmalonyl-CoA epimerase encodes MIGRLNHVAIVVPDLAAASATYRDTLGATVSEPKDQPAHGVTTVFVELDNTKIELLHPLGEGSPVAKFLEKNPSGGMHHVCYEVDDILAARDRLVAEGARVLGDGEPRIGAHDKPVLFLHPKDFCGTLVELEQV; translated from the coding sequence ATGATCGGCCGCCTCAACCATGTCGCCATCGTCGTTCCCGACTTGGCCGCCGCCTCGGCGACCTACCGGGATACGCTCGGCGCAACCGTATCGGAGCCGAAGGACCAGCCGGCCCACGGCGTCACGACCGTCTTCGTCGAGTTGGACAATACGAAGATCGAACTGCTGCACCCGCTGGGCGAGGGCTCGCCGGTGGCGAAATTCCTCGAGAAGAACCCGTCCGGCGGCATGCACCATGTCTGTTACGAGGTCGACGACATCCTGGCGGCCCGCGACCGGCTGGTGGCCGAAGGCGCCCGGGTGCTGGGCGACGGCGAGCCCCGCATCGGCGCCCACGATAAGCCGGTGCTGTTCCTGCACCCCAAGGATTTCTGCGGCACGCTGGTCGAGCTGGAGCAGGTCTGA
- a CDS encoding DUF1467 family protein — MSIVEAIVVFAIVWWLFFFMLLPWGVERNRAPEPGHDAGAPVRPKLVRKALAATVLAAVATVAIRWAVQSYFADF, encoded by the coding sequence ATGAGCATCGTCGAAGCCATTGTCGTGTTCGCCATCGTCTGGTGGCTGTTCTTCTTCATGCTGCTGCCCTGGGGCGTCGAACGGAACCGTGCGCCCGAGCCGGGCCACGACGCCGGCGCCCCGGTCCGGCCCAAGCTGGTGCGCAAGGCGCTGGCCGCGACCGTGCTGGCGGCGGTGGCGACGGTGGCGATCCGCTGGGCCGTCCAGAGCTATTTCGCGGATTTCTGA